Part of the Lycium ferocissimum isolate CSIRO_LF1 chromosome 6, AGI_CSIRO_Lferr_CH_V1, whole genome shotgun sequence genome, CGTCAAATACCAAAGGTTCCATTATTCATGAGAATTGACAATCAAAAAagtgatgactatgatcctaaaGTAGTTTCATTGGGACCTTACCACCATGGAAAACCAGAACTCAATTTTGTTGAAGATTTCAAGCCCAAGGCTCTACAAATGTTCATTGATGGAAGTAACAAAAACCAAGATTTCTTCCTTGAAAAAATTCTAGGGGAGATTGATGATTTTAGAAATTGTTACCTCGAAGAATTCGCTAAtaagtatgatgactatgaattTGCCCAAATGATGCTCCTCGACTCGTGTTTCATACTAAATGATATCGAAATATCAACAAATCCCGcctctaaaaaaaaaaccatcaaGCATCTTGGCATTGCAGTTTATTTGATGACTAGACGTGACCTATATTTGCTCGAAAATCAGGTATCTTGGCATTAATTGCAGTTTATTTGATCACTAGACGTGACCTATATGTGCTCGAAAATCATGTATCAATAGCAGAGCCatcaaacccccccccccccccccccccccacccaccccccttATAGGTCAAATCACTGCTAAAAATGCGtgaatttcccaaatttttttaggGAGGTCTCCCATATTTCCGATGGACCCTCAAAAATTTTCCCTAAAAAATTGTGTTTAATGGTGAATATTACTTTTTTATACATAGATGACCTTTAGTGAAATTTCTGTAGGTACCTTTTCCCATTCTCAAGCTCTTGGTTGAGTTGAAAAACGGCGGTGACCAAGGTAGTGGTTATCATGAATTTGAAGAGAAGTTGAAAAGGTATTGTTCTCAAATGTTCTTCGATAACCAAGCGGACAACATGCTAGCAAAAATGATGGAGAAAGAACCCCATCACCTTCTTGATGTTTTTCGAAGGGTAATTGTCAGTGATGAAGCTAATGTCAGACAATcgcgttgttgtgatctttgGAGAAAAAATCATCATTTACTACCCAAATCGGCATTGCTCACAAATGTGTTCCGCTCAGTCATGGATTTGAAATCAAAAGGGATTCACTTTAGGCCTAGTGGAATCGATTCTTTAAAAGGTGTGAGATTTACATCTCACTATTACTATGCAAATCTCAAACTCCCATGTTGGTATGTTTCAACATACACTAaagtatttttcatgaacatGATAGCTTATGAAATGTGCCCAAATGGTCCTACTCATTTAACTGTTGTGtcatacataaatttcatgaaatctCTTGTGATTTCACCAAATGATGTGAAAGAATTGAGACAAGAGAAGATTATATTCAACACATTAGGAAGTGATGAAGAAGTGGTACAAGTTTACAAAGGGTTAAAAACTTATGGGGCAGAAGATCAATCAATCTTCAAGAATGTGAATtggaatattcaagaacattataaTAGCAAAGGGAAGACTTGGATTGCTGAAttaattgataaatattttaatagcCCATGGTCTCTAATTGCTTTGGTTGTTACTGCCTTTGTTACTTTTTTGATTGTTGTCCAAATTTACTACGGAAGCCCATTTTATCATTCTCTTCATCTTGAATAAGAggatattttgattttattttttatatatgtctaATTCATTAATTTGTTATGTTGATTCATCCTTACACAATAATAACattaatttcaatattttatgtTGAAGTTCAGAGTGTTGTTCCAGCTTTCTTCCCCTCACATTCAACTTATTATAGTACACTACCTCTGTGTGCTGAGAAAATACGTTAAAGGATTAAAATTGCTCCTAGACTATGGTATATTCTATCTCTTAATTAGATTTAAATGACTTCTCTATATAAAAGATCTTGgggtaaagagaaaaaaaataccgAATTTGCCCTTAAACTTTGCGAATGGTCTAAAGTTGTCCTTTAAACGTTGTCGCTTGTCCATAGGGGCAAAATCGAGCCACTTTGGTAACGACAAGGAACGAGACTATTTATTAACAAAGGATAATATTGTTTCATTTCGAATAATCTAAGGATAGTTTTGACCATTTACTAACTTATTATAGTACATCCTACCTCTTTGTGGTGACAAAAtactcaaaaaaattaattgaataaccATTTAGTTACACACTAGCCAAACTAAACTGGTAGGTCTAATAATATATTTGGTTTATCGCACACTTCAGTATTCGTTTCGAAATACCTTatctctgaaaaaaaaaaagagacatctttctatatttacaaataatttgatattaaacttctcattttacctttaatgcATAACAAGATTATAGTCATAGAAAAATTTATGACATATGTTAGAccacaaaatttcaaaatccttctttttatttaaaagtCTGTGCTCGTTTAAATAcggtcacataaattgggacggaaagAGTATCAAACAGAGAACTAGGAAGCTATGTGCAACATACAATAACTTTAGGGTAGTCCTTCGTAATTAAAACAGCTCACTCAAGTTTTATTGCCTTTTATAGAAagcttgaaaaagaaaataaaaatatataatccaaaaaaaaaaaaaaaaaatcactctgTACTCCCCTTCGGCTCTTTTCTTGATTATTctcttttaaattatcaatctTTTCACCATTATAAATCACTAAAAGATCCAAGATTTAGTGTATATGTAACATTTTTACAAATTACTTACATGGTGCATACCAAAAATCAGTTAATTATGTTGATTAGATCAGTCTTTATAGTAAGCAATTAGtactattttttttcatatagaagaggttaaaaaaaaaaaatgggtggTGGATCTTGGATAAACATAAGGGCATTTGATTGGAATACAGGACAAACAATTATAGTAACCCTTTTAGTAATGGTGGGATCTTTTTATAGTGGTACACTGTTTGGAAAAAACACATCTTTTCCagttcaacaacaacaattgtCTATTGCTTCAAATTCCAGTTCCTCAGAATCTAATTATggttaatactccctccgtttcaatttgctTGTCTGGTTTTAGCTTGGCACGGATattaagaaagtaaaagaagacttttgcgTCTTGTAgtctttaaattaaatatatgtgAAATGTACGGAAATATCCTTTAATCTTGTCGTGTTAACATGCcatatggaaagttgaaattgaagagttaccaaaaaagagaaaaagatgtTCTCTTTTAAATGGATTAAAAAGGGAAGTAAGACGAGCAATACTATTTTTGTCCCTCTTTGTGAACATATAAAGTTTGTATCTTTGAGTGTTGATGAAGAAAATGCTGAGTGTATTTGAGTTATAGAGGAAGAAAGTCGTGTTCTTTGTAAGATTACTAGTGTTTAAGATATaatttaagtaaataaaagtgtgcATTATCTAAGGGGTAGTTTGGTAGCTGTTAGAGTTATGCAGGGATTAGTTATGCAGCGTTTATGCAaggtttagttattcatgtactCCATTTTTTATCCATCTTCtatcctgcataaaataatacatatattctctcataacttatacatgtattagttatgcgtgTTTCTGAATTGCTAACCAAACACCATATttggtgtgttgaattttatacataagaAAAAAAcactaccaaacatggtacaagTTATGCAggttttaatacatgaataaatcACCTCCTAACCAAagaaccaaatgacccctacTAGTTTAAGTTTTTTGATGAAATGGTCACACAATTcaatatggtatcagagcagcaGAGGCAGTGGGTTCAAGTCGCACCGCCATCCATTATTGAATATAAACGTGCTTGGTCCATGAAAAAATAATCAGACCTGCACGTGAGGGGGCGTGTTAAAGATATAAtgtaagtaaataaaagtgtatATTCTAtaacaacttaagcttttaaatgagatggTTACACAATTCAATTAGTATTAGCTGTCACATTCTCTTCGGGGCTGGGTGCCGGAAACAGAAAGACGGAATCTTTGTTGTAAAGTTATTGAATCTCTTTTCTGGGTGGCTAATAATAGAAAGAGGAAATCATTTATAGTTGCTTTAAGAAATGGCTGATCCTTATTTGTGTTTGGTTagtgaaaatggatatgttttTCGCCAAAAGTTGTTAAATTTTCATTGTGGATGGTTAAATTGGAGAGAGATATGATAATTAAGAGCTGTTTCACTTTTTTACTCGAGCAATATAAAATCCTCAATGCAGAAAGAACTAatatttattgttgttatttAGTGTCTCTAGGCAAGTAATTCA contains:
- the LOC132061554 gene encoding UPF0481 protein At3g47200-like encodes the protein MTSQSGGMMDITTSGLQATSRRRQIPKVPLFMRIDNQKSDDYDPKVVSLGPYHHGKPELNFVEDFKPKALQMFIDGSNKNQDFFLEKILGEIDDFRNCYLEEFANKYDDYEFAQMMLLDSCFILNDIEISTNPASKKKTIKHLGIAVYLMTRRDLYLLENQVPFPILKLLVELKNGGDQGSGYHEFEEKLKRYCSQMFFDNQADNMLAKMMEKEPHHLLDVFRRVIVSDEANVRQSRCCDLWRKNHHLLPKSALLTNVFRSVMDLKSKGIHFRPSGIDSLKGVRFTSHYYYANLKLPCWYVSTYTKVFFMNMIAYEMCPNGPTHLTVVSYINFMKSLVISPNDVKELRQEKIIFNTLGSDEEVVQVYKGLKTYGAEDQSIFKNVNWNIQEHYNSKGKTWIAELIDKYFNSPWSLIALVVTAFVTFLIVVQIYYGSPFYHSLHLE